In one Elusimicrobiota bacterium genomic region, the following are encoded:
- a CDS encoding radical SAM protein codes for MKIKLIAPARKAEWGESFWDVRTLCKLTGIKASIPPLALLTLAALTPADIEVVLTDENIEPIDFDEKVDLVGITGMTSFIPRAYEIAAEFKKRAIPVVMGGIHASMLPEEAIQHCDSVVIGEAEEIWEHTVRDAQKMNLQKFYRAPRFPDLANSPIPRWDLLKNDKYLHFIIQTGRGCPYDCDFCSVKVFNGRQYRHRRIERVIEEIETLQKIDNRKMIFFSDDNLLAVPSYAEQLLEKLIPLKIRSWMCQSSVNRLNNDGVLDLMHKAGCRSVFVGFESVSQKSLEVMNKGQVNKVAEYKEIVHKVHSHRISVFGSFILGSDADEESIFEKTAEFIDETNIGFSMINILTPPPGTRLYQNMENEKRILHKDWQNYNAENVCIKPRFISADTLQEKRGNLVRQIYSYDRMYKRFSCLWSKGVFTRKNKSLRGLFTKLRLLLSFKIISQFQGDRMFFALKCLWNRHVPAPTLTFAALSYHDYAKNITHQNHSQAIGLPTVTPPSRS; via the coding sequence ATGAAAATAAAACTGATAGCACCGGCAAGAAAAGCTGAGTGGGGGGAGAGTTTCTGGGATGTCAGAACACTCTGCAAACTCACCGGCATTAAAGCCAGCATACCACCCCTAGCTCTACTAACGTTAGCGGCCTTAACACCTGCCGATATCGAAGTTGTATTGACAGACGAAAATATTGAGCCTATTGATTTTGATGAAAAGGTGGATTTAGTCGGCATCACTGGAATGACCAGTTTCATACCTCGCGCCTATGAAATTGCAGCCGAATTCAAAAAAAGAGCTATCCCGGTGGTCATGGGAGGAATTCATGCTTCCATGCTCCCCGAAGAGGCGATTCAACATTGCGATTCTGTCGTCATCGGTGAAGCCGAAGAGATATGGGAACACACCGTGAGAGATGCGCAAAAGATGAATTTACAGAAGTTTTATCGCGCGCCTCGATTTCCAGATTTGGCGAATTCTCCGATTCCCAGATGGGACTTATTAAAGAATGACAAGTATTTGCATTTCATTATTCAAACAGGTCGCGGCTGCCCTTATGATTGCGACTTCTGTTCAGTAAAAGTATTTAATGGCAGGCAATATCGACATAGGCGCATAGAAAGGGTTATAGAAGAAATTGAAACCTTACAAAAAATCGACAACAGGAAAATGATTTTCTTCTCGGATGACAATCTCTTGGCTGTCCCCAGCTATGCTGAACAGTTACTGGAAAAATTAATACCTTTGAAAATCAGATCATGGATGTGTCAATCTTCGGTAAATAGATTAAATAATGATGGCGTGTTAGACCTGATGCACAAAGCAGGTTGTCGTTCAGTTTTTGTGGGTTTTGAGTCTGTTTCCCAAAAGAGTCTGGAAGTAATGAACAAAGGCCAAGTGAATAAAGTTGCTGAGTATAAGGAAATTGTTCATAAGGTTCATTCGCATAGGATTAGTGTGTTTGGTTCGTTTATATTAGGTAGCGATGCAGATGAAGAAAGTATATTCGAAAAAACGGCAGAGTTTATTGATGAGACTAATATAGGATTCTCAATGATAAATATTCTTACGCCTCCCCCGGGAACTCGACTGTATCAGAATATGGAGAATGAAAAGAGAATCCTACATAAGGATTGGCAGAACTATAATGCTGAAAATGTCTGTATTAAGCCCCGTTTTATTTCGGCGGATACGCTTCAGGAAAAACGCGGAAATTTAGTCCGGCAAATTTATTCTTATGACCGCATGTATAAACGATTCAGTTGTCTTTGGAGTAAAGGCGTATTTACAAGAAAAAATAAAAGTCTCAGAGGTTTATTCACTAAACTGAGACTTCTCTTATCATTTAAAATCATATCTCAATTTCAAGGAGACCGTATGTTCTTTGCACTTAAATGCCTATGGAATCGCCATGTGCCAGCTCCTACCCTTACCTTTGCTGCATTAAGTTATCATGATTATGCGAAAAATATAACCCATCAAAATCATTCGCAAGCGATTGGCCTTCCCACTGTTACCCCGCCGTCTCGCAGTTAA
- a CDS encoding DUF2723 domain-containing protein, translating to MTRNGFLGSVLFLSGFAFYLYGAAPSVSVGDSGEFITAAHTLGIPHPPGFPTYTVLARSVSSLIPFGNPAFRTNLFSALCGAIAVLLLFAIAREAGFGLLASGTGALFYLFSRAPLANSQVSEVFALHAVFLASLFLTAFRRQWALALFLLALGFGNHQTIVFALPGFLWIVWLEGKTPTSWKVLLPTLGMAALLGGSVYAFLYGRAACHPFLNIGQAESLDKWWRLVTRADYGTLTLALGTAPARTLANTVLHLQRFGAGWFQQVRWVGAAAGLLGIWSWWQQDKQRTMLVLTSFLFLGPFFFWFGNLPFDAQSRGLLERFQIAPTLCWCLLAAAGFQYLSNRSQWVAGALMLLSLGWMIPLACATSNRQELRAYAYGRNTLHSLPPAAVFLMDGGDDTFYTTAYLTQVEHRRTDIQFHDRGGVVFPGLYGPDFRRLGPQKEARRQAIEQTLAQGMRPLCYATMNPDILQGRHLEARGLLYGLSGASALWDLYNLRQIAPWTAPSTQWVEDYRTRALAPYYAYQRGSLEGTRGRYAEGVAYFESAQAAGPDVLWLTPNLLYTLHVWAYNAYKKTDYKQARRIYDVILRWNPKDNVALSNQRAVTAEEARTHAGR from the coding sequence ATGACACGTAACGGCTTTCTGGGCAGCGTTTTGTTTTTGTCGGGCTTTGCTTTCTATCTCTACGGCGCCGCCCCGAGCGTCTCGGTGGGGGACTCCGGAGAGTTCATTACCGCGGCGCATACGCTGGGCATTCCTCACCCGCCGGGATTTCCAACCTATACCGTTCTGGCCAGGAGTGTTTCTTCGCTGATCCCTTTCGGCAATCCCGCGTTTCGAACGAATTTATTTTCCGCTCTGTGCGGCGCGATCGCGGTCCTGCTGCTTTTTGCGATTGCGCGTGAAGCCGGGTTTGGCCTTCTGGCGTCTGGCACGGGCGCTCTCTTTTACTTATTCAGCCGTGCCCCTCTGGCCAACAGCCAGGTCAGCGAAGTTTTTGCGCTGCATGCTGTTTTTCTGGCCTCGCTATTCCTCACCGCCTTCCGGCGGCAATGGGCGCTGGCCCTTTTCCTGCTGGCGCTTGGATTTGGAAATCATCAAACGATTGTTTTTGCACTGCCTGGTTTTCTCTGGATCGTTTGGCTGGAGGGGAAAACCCCAACATCCTGGAAGGTGCTTCTTCCGACGTTGGGGATGGCGGCTCTTTTGGGAGGATCGGTCTACGCTTTTCTATACGGACGGGCCGCCTGCCACCCGTTCCTGAATATCGGTCAGGCGGAGTCGCTGGACAAATGGTGGCGCCTGGTGACCCGCGCGGATTATGGAACCCTGACACTGGCGCTGGGAACGGCCCCGGCGCGCACACTTGCCAATACCGTTCTTCATCTTCAGCGCTTCGGCGCCGGCTGGTTTCAGCAGGTCCGTTGGGTGGGAGCAGCCGCGGGTCTGCTTGGCATCTGGAGCTGGTGGCAACAGGACAAACAGCGCACGATGCTTGTGCTGACCTCTTTTCTTTTTCTGGGTCCCTTCTTTTTCTGGTTTGGGAACTTGCCTTTTGATGCACAGTCCAGAGGTTTACTCGAACGTTTTCAAATCGCGCCTACGCTCTGTTGGTGTCTGTTGGCGGCCGCCGGTTTTCAGTATCTATCCAACCGCTCGCAATGGGTCGCGGGAGCGTTGATGCTGCTGAGTCTGGGATGGATGATTCCTCTGGCCTGCGCCACATCCAATCGTCAGGAACTGCGCGCCTACGCCTATGGCCGCAACACGCTTCACTCGCTGCCTCCTGCGGCGGTCTTTCTGATGGACGGCGGGGATGATACCTTCTATACCACCGCGTACTTGACGCAGGTTGAACATCGCCGGACGGATATCCAGTTTCATGACCGCGGCGGCGTTGTGTTCCCTGGCCTTTACGGACCGGATTTTCGGCGCTTAGGCCCTCAGAAAGAAGCGCGCCGGCAGGCGATTGAGCAGACGCTGGCACAAGGGATGCGGCCGCTGTGCTACGCCACCATGAACCCGGACATACTGCAAGGCCGGCATCTCGAAGCGCGGGGATTGCTTTACGGTCTTTCAGGCGCATCCGCTCTGTGGGATTTGTATAACCTGCGGCAGATCGCACCGTGGACAGCCCCGTCAACTCAATGGGTGGAGGATTACCGGACACGCGCGTTGGCTCCCTATTACGCCTATCAGCGCGGCAGTCTTGAAGGAACGCGGGGGCGCTACGCCGAAGGGGTAGCATATTTCGAGTCCGCTCAAGCCGCCGGGCCGGATGTTCTCTGGCTCACGCCGAATCTTCTGTATACGCTGCACGTCTGGGCCTACAACGCTTACAAGAAAACGGATTATAAACAGGCCCGACGGATTTACGATGTGATCCTGCGATGGAACCCTAAAGATAACGTGGCCCTCTCTAATCAGCGCGCCGTCACGGCAGAGGAGGCGAGAACTCATGCCGGCCGTTAA
- a CDS encoding tetratricopeptide repeat protein codes for MPAVKRHAFWLGAGAFALYLYSAGPALVPFRDAGEMTTTTATLGILHPTGYPAYTLLGHLATRLPLGNPGYRLNVLSAVTMAATWSLVSVLFAAFTGSLPATVASVLLGLLSYHFWAHALIAEMYALNLLFLSAVLVSLCYRQWLLAAFLAGAGLSNRADLLLTFPAMLMLGWSRFKDNPDALQPSPLILLAGFLGGLMLYLYLPLRASQHPLLNWNDPSTLENLMRTLLRRGYAGTLDLLSTSYPMGENFLPELRLYTVHLWRDFAYAGLPLALYGSFRAWRRDRWICGALLTGFIVTGPLFIFLGNLPINPHAVAIMESGYLMPDIFFLGFVAFGLGGLVPSPQPSRHDAGLGALQEIAEAPWSPSAGGGSTRFIPLSLLRERVGVRVLAEAPRWLLILILIPLLVWQGWTTLKDVNKRDNYLAVDFARNVYRTLPPEAIVVARSDVPAFSLLYGHWIYPNGAGRWPLAQGLMGSPWYLRMMRDQGSGITVHPLKTASDWDQLSRLNADRLVAATLDIDWPAGAVPPFQSKGAIVFIPNRSAPERWQTFPSEAFFDLYAYRGPYRTTAYRDFFSQELVEAYAKAWMRSGQEALRAGRWTDAQTAYQNAFRYKPDLPYASFELAYAYFMQNRYPEADQAYQTADRQFQQLMEQAAAWKSLPPLPAQIRRDRAQALAQRGVAQERLGNLSQAENLYQQALSFDPDSADGRYNLAVLLWKKGAWPQVVEHFQAMARSHPEDARWKRYLPMAMSHLK; via the coding sequence ATGCCGGCCGTTAAGCGGCACGCTTTCTGGCTTGGAGCCGGAGCTTTCGCGCTCTATCTCTATTCAGCCGGGCCGGCGCTGGTTCCTTTCCGCGACGCCGGGGAGATGACGACCACCACCGCTACGTTGGGCATTCTGCATCCGACGGGTTATCCGGCGTACACCCTCCTGGGCCATCTGGCGACGCGTTTACCTCTTGGAAATCCCGGATATCGCTTGAATGTGCTTTCCGCTGTGACCATGGCCGCCACCTGGTCGCTCGTGAGCGTTCTTTTCGCTGCCTTCACAGGGTCTTTGCCGGCGACGGTTGCCAGCGTACTTCTGGGACTGCTGTCTTATCACTTCTGGGCGCACGCGCTGATCGCGGAGATGTATGCCCTGAATCTTCTATTCTTGAGCGCGGTTCTGGTTTCGCTCTGTTACAGGCAATGGCTTCTGGCGGCTTTTCTGGCCGGCGCCGGCCTGTCCAACCGGGCGGACTTGCTCCTGACTTTTCCTGCGATGCTGATGCTCGGGTGGAGCCGATTCAAAGATAATCCAGACGCTCTTCAACCATCCCCGTTGATTCTGCTGGCTGGGTTCCTCGGCGGGTTAATGCTTTACCTCTATCTGCCTCTGCGCGCGAGTCAACATCCGCTCCTCAACTGGAATGATCCTTCCACCCTTGAAAACCTGATGAGGACCCTTCTGCGGAGGGGTTATGCCGGGACGCTCGACCTGCTTTCAACGTCTTATCCGATGGGGGAGAACTTTTTACCCGAGCTACGGCTTTATACGGTCCACCTGTGGCGGGATTTTGCCTATGCCGGGTTGCCTCTGGCGCTTTATGGCTCTTTCAGGGCCTGGCGCAGGGACCGTTGGATCTGCGGAGCGCTGCTGACAGGATTTATCGTCACCGGGCCGCTATTTATTTTTCTGGGCAATTTGCCAATCAATCCGCACGCGGTGGCGATCATGGAGTCGGGTTATCTGATGCCGGACATTTTCTTTTTAGGATTTGTGGCGTTTGGTTTAGGGGGATTGGTACCCTCACCCCAGCCCTCCCGCCACGACGCGGGACTCGGGGCGCTACAGGAAATTGCGGAAGCCCCGTGGTCCCCCTCCGCAGGGGGAGGGAGTACCAGATTCATCCCCCTCTCCCTATTGAGGGAGAGGGTAGGGGTGAGGGTACTTGCGGAAGCCCCGCGTTGGCTATTAATTCTTATTTTAATCCCATTATTGGTTTGGCAGGGGTGGACCACTCTAAAGGATGTTAATAAACGCGATAACTATCTGGCAGTTGATTTTGCCCGGAACGTTTACCGGACGCTGCCGCCCGAAGCGATCGTGGTCGCGCGTTCGGATGTCCCGGCTTTTTCGCTCCTGTACGGACATTGGATTTATCCCAATGGCGCCGGCCGCTGGCCTCTGGCGCAGGGATTGATGGGCAGCCCCTGGTACCTTCGCATGATGAGGGATCAGGGCTCAGGGATAACGGTTCATCCGCTGAAGACGGCCTCGGATTGGGATCAGTTGTCCCGTCTCAACGCGGACCGCCTCGTCGCGGCGACGCTGGATATCGACTGGCCGGCTGGCGCTGTTCCGCCTTTTCAATCCAAAGGAGCCATTGTATTCATCCCGAATCGCTCCGCCCCGGAGCGCTGGCAAACATTCCCGTCCGAAGCGTTTTTTGACCTGTACGCTTATCGCGGTCCTTACCGGACAACCGCTTACCGTGATTTCTTTTCCCAGGAACTCGTCGAAGCCTATGCCAAAGCCTGGATGCGTTCCGGCCAGGAAGCGCTCCGCGCCGGGCGATGGACGGACGCGCAAACGGCTTATCAGAACGCCTTTCGCTACAAACCCGATCTGCCGTATGCCTCTTTCGAGCTGGCCTATGCGTATTTCATGCAGAATCGCTATCCGGAAGCTGACCAGGCCTATCAAACCGCTGACCGCCAGTTTCAACAGCTCATGGAACAAGCCGCGGCCTGGAAATCGCTGCCGCCTTTGCCGGCGCAAATCCGCCGCGACCGCGCGCAGGCGCTGGCTCAGAGAGGTGTCGCTCAGGAACGGCTTGGGAATCTGTCGCAAGCCGAAAATCTGTATCAACAGGCCCTTTCGTTTGATCCGGATAGCGCGGATGGGCGGTATAATCTGGCGGTGCTGCTCTGGAAGAAAGGCGCGTGGCCCCAGGTGGTGGAACATTTTCAAGCCATGGCCCGGTCGCATCCGGAGGACGCGCGCTGGAAACGGTATTTGCCGATGGCGATGTCCCATTTAAAATGA
- a CDS encoding secondary thiamine-phosphate synthase enzyme YjbQ yields the protein MKSFTHYLWMNTPKRKQLVNITGEIASVVDKSGIQEGFILASAMHITAGVFVNDEESGLKEDILEWLEHLAPVADYRHHRTGEDNGDAHLKRMLVGHQVLLPITKGQLDLGPWEQVFYAEFDGQRRKRVILKALGE from the coding sequence ATGAAATCCTTTACCCATTATCTCTGGATGAACACACCGAAGCGGAAGCAACTGGTGAATATCACCGGTGAGATCGCTTCGGTGGTGGATAAAAGCGGCATTCAGGAAGGGTTTATCCTCGCTTCCGCGATGCACATCACCGCGGGAGTCTTCGTGAATGATGAGGAAAGCGGTTTAAAAGAAGACATCCTCGAATGGCTGGAACACCTGGCCCCGGTGGCGGATTACCGCCACCACCGCACCGGAGAAGACAACGGCGACGCCCACCTCAAACGCATGCTCGTCGGCCATCAGGTGCTTCTGCCGATCACCAAAGGCCAACTGGATCTGGGGCCGTGGGAACAGGTGTTCTACGCGGAATTCGACGGGCAGCGGCGGAAACGAGTTATTCTCAAAGCGCTCGGCGAATAG
- a CDS encoding type II toxin-antitoxin system RelE/ParE family toxin produces the protein MEIGPRKLIYYETEIGYAPFQEWYLSLRNLDAQIAVQSRLTRLQRGLFGDCKPVGEGVYELRVFVGPGYRIYVGLKEKAWVILLCGGDKNRQDRDIQAAKNYWQDYQRRSVK, from the coding sequence GTGGAGATAGGACCACGGAAGCTGATTTATTATGAAACAGAAATTGGATATGCCCCATTCCAGGAATGGTATTTATCGCTGAGAAATCTCGATGCGCAGATAGCGGTCCAATCCAGGCTGACGAGACTCCAGCGCGGCTTGTTTGGTGATTGCAAACCGGTTGGTGAAGGGGTTTATGAGCTGAGAGTCTTTGTCGGACCAGGCTACCGTATCTATGTAGGACTCAAAGAAAAAGCATGGGTGATATTGCTCTGCGGAGGCGACAAGAACCGTCAGGATAGAGACATTCAAGCGGCGAAAAACTACTGGCAGGACTATCAGAGGAGGTCTGTGAAATGA
- a CDS encoding LexA family transcriptional regulator: MLSEVQEKILGFIRHYLDSNQIPPTLREIQDHCRFSAIGTVQYHLKQLSEAGYLALKPRLSRGIQLTHRAAGIPIIGRVPAGPAQLAFEQVEGYLSSLHESARTVDARPASRQAGPAPIAAPVPAEARGLFALRVKGDSMVGAGILDGDLVIVRPQASAKNGDIVVARLDQEEATVKRLIRKPGVIHLAPENPRYKAIPVDDNTQIIGKVIRVVRHYNG; encoded by the coding sequence ATGTTAAGCGAAGTGCAGGAAAAGATTTTGGGATTCATCCGCCACTATCTGGACTCCAACCAGATCCCCCCTACTCTGAGGGAAATCCAGGACCACTGCCGGTTTTCCGCGATCGGAACCGTTCAATATCACCTCAAACAGCTTTCGGAAGCCGGTTATCTTGCGCTTAAACCGCGTTTGTCACGCGGAATTCAGCTGACCCATCGAGCCGCAGGCATTCCCATTATCGGCCGCGTGCCGGCGGGCCCGGCGCAGCTGGCTTTTGAACAGGTGGAAGGCTATCTGTCATCTCTCCATGAATCGGCGCGGACGGTAGATGCCCGACCTGCCAGCCGGCAGGCAGGCCCAGCCCCTATTGCGGCGCCGGTTCCGGCCGAGGCACGCGGGCTCTTTGCCTTGCGCGTCAAAGGCGATTCCATGGTTGGAGCCGGAATTCTGGACGGCGATCTGGTGATTGTTCGTCCGCAGGCTTCCGCCAAAAATGGAGACATCGTGGTGGCGCGCCTGGATCAGGAAGAAGCCACGGTGAAACGTCTTATCCGAAAACCCGGCGTGATTCATCTGGCGCCGGAAAACCCCCGGTACAAAGCCATCCCCGTCGACGACAATACCCAGATTATTGGAAAAGTGATCCGGGTTGTACGTCACTACAACGGATAA
- a CDS encoding CpXC domain-containing protein encodes MSTYNDIDITCEQCGEEFQGTVWTAVHAGQDPELKELLLGGELNLIMCPECSYVTYQDHFVLYQDPQAELVAYIYPLSQKEQAEELRVMMIEGFRHAQLVYAEKNRIPYDPILLFGLESLIEMMDHEEELAEQSQIAEYICKENAIPFVKLRPSQARQKDLVRVIPSGDSPASTNRESVLAGINRLLKINPALDVYGRLRERIQADPKWPIE; translated from the coding sequence ATGAGCACTTACAACGATATCGATATCACCTGCGAGCAGTGCGGTGAAGAGTTTCAGGGAACGGTATGGACCGCGGTCCACGCGGGACAAGACCCTGAACTGAAAGAGCTGCTGCTCGGGGGCGAGCTGAACCTCATCATGTGCCCGGAGTGTTCCTATGTGACGTATCAGGATCATTTTGTGCTGTATCAGGACCCTCAAGCCGAGCTCGTGGCGTATATTTATCCGCTCAGCCAGAAGGAACAGGCCGAGGAACTGCGCGTGATGATGATCGAAGGATTCCGCCATGCGCAACTGGTTTATGCGGAGAAAAACCGGATTCCGTATGATCCGATCCTTCTGTTTGGACTGGAGTCATTGATTGAAATGATGGACCATGAAGAAGAGCTCGCGGAACAAAGCCAGATCGCGGAGTATATCTGCAAGGAGAACGCTATCCCGTTCGTCAAGCTGCGGCCTTCTCAGGCCCGGCAGAAGGATCTTGTCCGGGTCATCCCCAGCGGGGATTCGCCCGCTTCCACAAACCGCGAAAGCGTTCTGGCCGGCATAAACCGGCTGCTGAAAATCAATCCGGCCCTTGATGTTTATGGCCGCTTGCGCGAGCGGATTCAGGCTGATCCAAAATGGCCGATCGAATAA
- a CDS encoding lysophospholipid acyltransferase family protein: protein MWYWIFTGIFYVIFKCFFSLTVEGLENIPENTNFIIISNHNSYLDPAVYMAAVRKRIYCIAMEDIYLFAWLKWFLFAMKTIPRGHSTEKAMSLLMQNKNIGLYPEGEISRDGQLKEFRSGAVILAYKTGRPVVPCAIFGTLESLPAGAIIPRRRKLTVKIGKPVYLFPTKIRDYIDETDLREGLSKLRTIIKGMLDAGVPGQTDRGQAK, encoded by the coding sequence ATGTGGTATTGGATATTTACTGGCATCTTCTATGTCATCTTTAAGTGTTTCTTCTCTCTTACCGTAGAGGGACTAGAAAACATCCCTGAAAATACCAACTTCATTATCATTTCCAATCACAATAGCTATCTGGATCCCGCGGTGTATATGGCCGCGGTGCGCAAAAGGATTTACTGCATCGCCATGGAGGATATCTATCTCTTTGCCTGGTTGAAATGGTTTCTGTTCGCCATGAAAACGATCCCCAGGGGCCACTCGACAGAGAAAGCGATGTCCTTGTTGATGCAAAACAAAAATATCGGCCTCTATCCGGAAGGGGAAATCAGCCGGGACGGTCAGTTGAAGGAATTTCGAAGCGGGGCGGTGATTCTGGCGTATAAAACAGGCCGGCCCGTCGTGCCTTGCGCCATCTTCGGGACCCTCGAATCGCTTCCCGCCGGCGCGATCATCCCCCGGCGGCGGAAACTCACGGTCAAAATCGGCAAACCAGTTTATTTATTCCCGACTAAAATAAGGGACTATATCGACGAAACCGACCTGCGCGAAGGCCTATCTAAACTCCGGACGATTATCAAGGGAATGTTAGATGCCGGCGTCCCTGGACAGACGGACCGTGGCCAGGCCAAATGA
- a CDS encoding GIDE domain-containing protein: MYVHHSSSGETWKLIGVCLIGGPVALLWGLGKLNQKRLLENTPTSKIRSAAMGLVELMGMARQRTPMQSPVTKQACCWWRCIVEELRSNGKNSHWATVKDVQSQDFFFIEDATGRVLIDPLGAEYHVLNITYELNASTRSMIGPVLNSWGLNDMTWFGGTRRLRLRELSIPEKAPLFVLGELINTGQQHIEDRQARFRERLQAVKFNPRQMSQADTNHDGQVDADEWDAFRNKLEEDFLREEMQRQSQNPNVELLLIRQPTEKPFIISTKGPDELGRAWAWQAPLGIAAGIALSGLGIWLALQQHWDPWIPLALLGGGFGAGFYFKLKGGSTSWVSFWR, from the coding sequence ATGTACGTGCATCATTCTTCTAGCGGTGAGACGTGGAAGCTGATCGGGGTCTGCCTGATCGGCGGACCGGTGGCGCTTCTGTGGGGGCTTGGCAAACTGAATCAAAAACGTTTGCTGGAAAACACCCCCACCTCTAAGATCCGCTCGGCCGCGATGGGGCTTGTGGAACTGATGGGCATGGCCCGTCAACGCACCCCGATGCAGTCTCCGGTCACGAAACAGGCGTGCTGCTGGTGGCGCTGCATTGTCGAGGAGCTCCGTTCCAATGGTAAAAATTCCCACTGGGCTACCGTAAAGGATGTGCAGTCTCAAGATTTCTTCTTTATTGAAGACGCCACAGGCCGGGTGCTGATTGATCCGCTGGGCGCGGAATACCATGTGTTGAATATCACGTATGAGCTAAACGCTTCCACGCGGTCCATGATCGGCCCCGTCTTGAACAGCTGGGGACTGAATGATATGACCTGGTTCGGCGGGACCCGGCGATTGCGCCTGCGGGAACTCAGCATTCCTGAAAAAGCCCCTTTGTTTGTCCTGGGCGAGCTGATCAACACCGGCCAGCAGCATATCGAAGACCGGCAGGCTCGTTTTCGGGAACGTCTGCAGGCGGTAAAGTTTAATCCACGGCAGATGTCCCAGGCGGACACGAACCATGACGGGCAGGTTGACGCGGACGAGTGGGATGCTTTCCGGAACAAGCTCGAAGAGGATTTCTTGCGCGAAGAAATGCAACGTCAGTCCCAGAATCCCAACGTGGAACTGCTTTTAATTCGTCAACCAACGGAAAAACCTTTTATTATCTCTACCAAGGGGCCGGATGAGCTGGGACGGGCATGGGCCTGGCAGGCTCCGTTGGGAATCGCGGCCGGAATTGCCCTCTCGGGTCTTGGCATTTGGTTGGCGCTGCAGCAGCACTGGGATCCCTGGATTCCCCTCGCCCTTCTGGGCGGCGGTTTCGGGGCCGGTTTTTACTTCAAATTGAAGGGAGGCAGTACATCATGGGTCTCGTTCTGGCGGTAG
- a CDS encoding transcriptional regulator gives MSPASYEEDLYKDLRNPVFALKYLNACLKDGDRGVFLLALRNVAEAHGGIGRLAKKSGLNREHLWRMLSKRGNPRLENLVQLANVFGWRLALIGKETSPLRKAA, from the coding sequence ATGAGCCCGGCAAGTTATGAAGAAGATTTGTACAAAGATTTAAGAAATCCTGTTTTTGCTTTGAAGTACTTGAACGCCTGTCTGAAAGATGGTGACCGTGGCGTATTTCTGTTAGCCCTGCGTAATGTGGCTGAAGCCCATGGGGGCATTGGCCGCTTAGCGAAAAAATCAGGCCTTAACCGCGAGCATTTGTGGCGGATGCTGTCCAAACGCGGGAATCCCCGGCTCGAGAACCTCGTCCAGCTGGCCAACGTATTCGGCTGGCGGCTGGCGCTCATCGGCAAAGAAACATCTCCATTACGAAAAGCCGCGTAG
- a CDS encoding LemA family protein, producing the protein MGLVLAVVIGLILLVTVIYSVSIYNGLILVTNNINKAWANIDVLLKQRHDELPKLIEVCKGYMAHEAGTLEAVIKARQSVMTAQGPAAIGQAEGILQGAMRQLFALAENYPNLKAQTSFQQLQERVSALESQIADRREFYNDSVNTYNIRIATLPDVFIARSIGLTAREMFQVAEGDREDVKISFKNT; encoded by the coding sequence ATGGGTCTCGTTCTGGCGGTAGTAATCGGGCTGATTCTTCTGGTGACGGTGATCTACTCGGTTTCCATTTATAACGGTCTTATTTTAGTCACCAACAACATCAATAAAGCCTGGGCGAATATTGATGTGCTTCTGAAGCAGCGGCATGACGAATTGCCAAAATTGATCGAGGTCTGCAAAGGCTATATGGCGCATGAGGCAGGGACCCTCGAAGCGGTGATCAAAGCCCGGCAGAGCGTCATGACCGCCCAGGGACCGGCGGCGATCGGGCAGGCGGAAGGAATTCTGCAGGGCGCGATGCGGCAGTTGTTCGCGTTGGCGGAAAACTACCCGAATTTGAAGGCGCAAACCTCTTTCCAACAGCTTCAGGAACGCGTCTCCGCTCTGGAATCCCAGATCGCGGACCGCCGCGAGTTCTACAACGACTCGGTCAATACCTACAACATCCGTATCGCGACCTTGCCGGACGTGTTCATTGCGCGTTCGATCGGGTTAACCGCCCGCGAGATGTTTCAGGTCGCGGAAGGCGATCGCGAAGACGTCAAGATCAGTTTCAAAAACACCTAA